In the Leifsonia sp. 466MF genome, one interval contains:
- a CDS encoding long-chain-fatty-acid--CoA ligase — MTTDSATSDGAATAGAEHLPYSTKPWIAGYAPGVPADVEVPAGSLSHLIDESVKTYAKHVALEFFGATTTYAELGDQIARAAEGLRKLGVSKGDRVALVLPNCPQHVAAFYAVLRLGAVVVEHNPLYTPRELRHQFEDHGATVAIVWDKVAATVQDLPADLGVTTIISVDLTRAMPASKRFALRLPVPAARKAREQLTAKVSGTISWDSLVASRRIAKSSPRPERDDLALIQYTSGTTGTPKGAMLSHGNLNVNAAQSRAWVPTIERGTSVVYAVLPLFHAYGLTLCLTFAMSMGARLVLFPKFDPDLVLDVVKKHPATFLPAVPPIYERLVQAAEKRKVSLSGIQIAISGAMSLPQGIVDLWEHETGGYLVEGYGLSECSPVLMANPVGATRREGTVGLPLPSTELRVADPDDPSVDRPFGEEGELLARGPQVFSGYWRKPDETAKVFSDDGWFRTGDIVTMDEDGFVRIVDRIKELIVTGGFNVSPTEVEDALRSFPGVADIAVVGLPHRRGGEDVVAAVVMEPGASFDEEAIRAFGRDCLTPYKVPKHVVQVDELPRSIVGKVIRRKVRDQLLAAQAR; from the coding sequence GTGACCACCGACAGCGCGACGAGCGACGGAGCCGCGACCGCGGGCGCCGAGCACCTCCCGTACAGTACGAAGCCCTGGATCGCCGGCTATGCGCCCGGCGTCCCGGCCGACGTGGAGGTGCCCGCCGGGTCCCTCTCGCACCTCATCGACGAGTCGGTGAAGACGTACGCCAAGCACGTCGCCCTGGAGTTCTTCGGCGCGACCACGACGTACGCCGAGCTGGGCGACCAGATCGCGCGCGCCGCCGAGGGCCTGCGGAAACTCGGCGTCTCGAAGGGCGACCGGGTCGCGCTCGTGCTGCCGAACTGTCCTCAGCACGTCGCGGCGTTCTACGCCGTCCTGCGCCTCGGCGCCGTGGTCGTCGAGCACAACCCGCTGTACACGCCGCGCGAGCTCCGCCACCAGTTCGAGGACCACGGCGCGACCGTCGCCATCGTCTGGGACAAGGTCGCCGCCACCGTGCAGGACCTCCCCGCCGACCTCGGCGTCACCACGATCATCTCCGTCGACCTCACCCGCGCGATGCCCGCCTCCAAGCGGTTCGCGCTGCGGCTCCCCGTCCCGGCGGCGCGCAAGGCCCGCGAGCAGCTGACCGCGAAAGTGTCCGGAACGATCTCCTGGGATTCGCTGGTCGCCTCCCGCCGGATCGCGAAGTCCTCCCCGCGGCCGGAGCGTGACGACCTGGCCCTCATCCAGTACACCTCCGGCACCACCGGCACACCGAAGGGCGCCATGCTCAGTCACGGCAACCTGAACGTGAACGCGGCGCAGTCCCGCGCCTGGGTGCCGACCATCGAGCGCGGCACGTCGGTCGTCTACGCGGTCCTCCCCTTGTTCCACGCGTACGGGCTCACCCTCTGCCTCACCTTCGCGATGAGCATGGGGGCGCGGCTGGTGCTGTTCCCGAAGTTCGACCCCGACCTGGTGCTGGATGTGGTGAAAAAGCACCCGGCGACCTTCCTGCCCGCTGTCCCTCCGATCTACGAACGGCTGGTGCAGGCGGCCGAGAAGCGGAAGGTGTCCCTGTCGGGCATTCAGATCGCGATCTCGGGCGCCATGAGCCTGCCGCAGGGCATCGTCGACCTCTGGGAGCACGAGACCGGCGGCTACCTCGTCGAGGGCTACGGCCTCTCCGAGTGCTCGCCGGTGCTGATGGCGAACCCGGTCGGCGCCACCCGCCGCGAGGGCACGGTCGGCCTCCCGCTGCCGAGCACGGAGCTGCGCGTGGCCGACCCGGACGACCCCTCGGTGGACCGCCCGTTCGGCGAGGAGGGCGAGCTGCTCGCGCGCGGTCCGCAGGTTTTCTCCGGCTACTGGCGGAAGCCCGACGAGACCGCCAAGGTGTTCTCCGACGACGGCTGGTTCCGCACCGGCGACATCGTGACGATGGATGAGGACGGCTTCGTCCGCATCGTCGACCGCATCAAGGAGCTCATCGTCACCGGTGGCTTCAACGTGTCGCCGACCGAGGTGGAGGACGCCCTGCGCTCCTTCCCGGGCGTCGCCGACATCGCCGTGGTCGGGCTCCCCCACCGCCGGGGCGGGGAGGACGTGGTCGCCGCTGTCGTGATGGAGCCCGGCGCATCCTTCGACGAGGAGGCCATCCGCGCATTCGGCCGCGACTGCCTCACCCCGTACAAGGTCCCGAAGCATGTGGTGCAGGTGGACGAGCTGCCGCGCTCGATCGTCGGCAAGGTCATCCGCCGCAAGGTGCGCGACCAGCTGCTCGCCGCACAGGCGAGATAG
- a CDS encoding YidC/Oxa1 family membrane protein insertase, producing MDFFSWPPIAALLDGAYSLVTALSTAVEPIAGTAAGLVAVVVLTLLVRVVLIPVGVSQVRAEYSRRRIAPRLAELQRRHKGDRETLAQKTMELYREEQVSPFAGMLPLLAQIPVVTLLYAVFTHPTIAGHANTLLGEHAFGAPLGTSFVGLTGAGAGVWPGILVYFGVLALIAIVTTVSRRVLTLPQPEGSTAPVGMLRALSFLPYVTVVFAAFVPLAAAVYILTSTTWTVAERWTLRRLLDPARRAGGSTRPTTSH from the coding sequence ATGGACTTCTTCTCCTGGCCGCCCATCGCGGCCCTCCTCGACGGGGCATACAGCCTCGTCACCGCTCTCTCCACCGCCGTCGAACCGATCGCCGGAACCGCCGCCGGCCTCGTCGCCGTCGTCGTCCTGACGCTGCTCGTCCGCGTCGTCCTCATCCCCGTCGGCGTCAGCCAGGTGCGCGCCGAGTACAGCCGCCGGCGGATCGCTCCCCGCCTCGCCGAGCTGCAGCGCCGGCACAAGGGCGACCGCGAGACGCTCGCCCAGAAGACGATGGAGCTGTACCGCGAGGAGCAGGTGTCGCCGTTCGCCGGGATGCTGCCGCTGCTCGCGCAGATCCCCGTCGTGACGCTGCTGTACGCCGTGTTCACGCATCCGACCATCGCCGGGCACGCCAACACGCTGCTCGGGGAGCACGCCTTCGGGGCGCCGCTCGGAACCAGCTTCGTCGGGCTCACCGGCGCGGGGGCCGGGGTCTGGCCGGGGATCCTCGTCTACTTCGGCGTCCTCGCGTTGATCGCGATCGTGACCACGGTGTCCCGACGGGTGCTGACGCTGCCGCAGCCGGAAGGTTCGACGGCACCGGTCGGGATGCTGCGCGCGCTGTCGTTCCTGCCCTATGTGACCGTGGTCTTCGCGGCGTTCGTCCCGCTGGCGGCCGCCGTCTACATCCTCACGTCGACGACGTGGACGGTGGCCGAGCGGTGGACGCTGCGCCGGCTTCTCGACCCGGCGCGCCGCGCAGGGGGTTCGACGCGGCCGACGACGTCGCACTGA
- a CDS encoding oxygenase MpaB family protein, producing MIGAAVERVLAPVRSRLIETLAGRSDEVPAWILRLEDGEDEGFFGPDSAAWAVHGGMPTLVAGVRALLLQALHPGALAGVRDFSRYREDPLGRLAGTIQWIHTVTFGSRGQAVAGSEMVRSLHRRVSGTYVDGHGVERPYSANDPDLARWVHLAFTDAFLTAHEHWGGPISGGADGYVAEWATAAELMGVPDAPRSAAALRAEIDAVSDAGELRGGPEVEEIVRFIRRAPLRRTLRPSYRIVFRAAVSTLEPRHRDLLGLPTTAAERVLPLHGATSAVLAGARTLLGPQPQAELAARRRLARLGAA from the coding sequence ATGATCGGAGCCGCCGTCGAACGGGTGCTCGCACCTGTCCGCTCACGTCTGATCGAGACCCTGGCCGGGCGATCGGATGAGGTGCCGGCCTGGATCCTGCGGCTGGAGGACGGCGAGGACGAGGGCTTCTTCGGTCCCGACAGCGCTGCCTGGGCGGTGCACGGCGGCATGCCGACGCTCGTCGCCGGGGTGCGCGCCCTTCTGCTTCAGGCCCTGCACCCGGGCGCGCTGGCCGGAGTGCGCGACTTCTCCCGCTACCGGGAGGACCCGCTCGGCCGGCTTGCGGGGACCATCCAATGGATCCACACCGTCACGTTCGGCAGCCGGGGACAGGCCGTCGCGGGGAGTGAGATGGTGCGGTCCCTGCACCGCCGGGTCTCCGGCACCTACGTCGACGGGCACGGCGTCGAGCGGCCGTACTCGGCCAACGACCCCGACCTCGCCCGCTGGGTGCACCTCGCCTTCACCGACGCGTTCCTGACGGCGCACGAGCACTGGGGCGGTCCCATCTCGGGCGGAGCGGACGGTTACGTGGCCGAGTGGGCCACGGCGGCGGAGCTCATGGGGGTGCCGGATGCTCCGCGATCCGCAGCGGCGTTGCGGGCCGAGATCGACGCGGTCAGCGACGCGGGGGAGCTGCGCGGTGGTCCGGAGGTCGAGGAGATCGTGCGGTTCATCCGCCGGGCTCCGCTCCGCCGCACGCTGCGACCGTCGTACCGCATCGTGTTCCGTGCCGCCGTGTCCACGCTCGAACCGCGGCACCGCGACCTCCTCGGGCTGCCGACCACGGCGGCCGAGCGCGTGCTTCCGCTCCACGGTGCGACCTCCGCGGTGCTCGCCGGGGCCCGCACTCTGCTCGGTCCGCAGCCGCAGGCGGAGCTGGCGGCACGGCGACGGCTCGCCCGGCTCGGCGCGGCCTGA
- a CDS encoding DUF6412 domain-containing protein produces the protein MTALLELLGRAFASALGMLGGGSPAGVVALAGVAGALGLVAVVAAAALRSVAALAASLRVRSAWSRPILPVAGWLAESQSAPDADGRPRPRAPGVSLPAA, from the coding sequence ATGACCGCCCTGCTCGAGCTCCTCGGACGCGCTTTCGCGTCCGCGCTCGGCATGCTCGGCGGCGGCAGCCCCGCCGGCGTCGTCGCGCTGGCCGGTGTGGCCGGTGCCCTCGGCCTGGTTGCGGTCGTCGCCGCAGCGGCACTCCGGTCGGTGGCGGCTCTCGCCGCCTCCCTGCGGGTGCGCTCCGCGTGGTCCCGGCCGATCCTCCCCGTCGCGGGATGGCTCGCCGAGAGTCAGTCGGCTCCGGACGCCGACGGCCGGCCGCGCCCCAGAGCGCCCGGCGTCTCCCTGCCGGCCGCGTAA
- a CDS encoding YbaK/EbsC family protein, with protein sequence MGVFTLGGLTSAPASSRTDLLAPATLEALEALGWLDEVGIVEIDPDVSDTSATRDQFGLDAADLANCVVVAGKREGVERIAACVVLSTTRADVNNTVKRFLDVRKASFLPMDRAVELTGMEYGGITPIGLPAGWPVLVDARVIDDGVVIIGSGVRRSKILLPGRLLGELPDAQVIDGLGLEIPG encoded by the coding sequence ATGGGCGTCTTCACTCTCGGGGGTCTGACCTCCGCACCGGCCTCCTCCCGCACCGACCTCCTCGCTCCGGCCACCCTCGAAGCGCTCGAGGCGCTCGGCTGGCTGGACGAGGTGGGCATCGTCGAGATCGACCCCGACGTGTCCGACACGTCCGCGACGCGCGATCAGTTCGGTCTGGATGCCGCCGACCTCGCCAACTGCGTGGTGGTCGCGGGCAAGCGCGAGGGCGTGGAGCGGATCGCCGCGTGCGTCGTCCTGTCGACCACCCGGGCGGATGTCAACAACACCGTCAAGCGCTTCCTGGACGTGCGCAAGGCGTCCTTCCTGCCGATGGACCGCGCCGTGGAGCTGACCGGCATGGAGTACGGCGGGATCACCCCGATCGGCCTTCCCGCCGGCTGGCCGGTGCTCGTCGACGCGCGCGTGATCGACGACGGCGTGGTGATCATCGGGTCCGGCGTCCGCCGCTCCAAGATCCTTCTCCCCGGCCGCCTGCTCGGGGAGCTGCCCGACGCGCAGGTCATCGACGGTCTGGGCCTCGAGATCCCGGGATGA
- a CDS encoding PaaI family thioesterase — protein MSDAGAEKTQTQTETQTRTRTVHWEDPAPGVARMPSMTGLEYLRSMLRGELPPPPITELMRMTLVAADPGTATFVCEPDESHYNPIGTVHGGFVCTVLDSALGCAVQTTLPQGQGYTSIQITVNYLRPVHAGTGPLTCTATVTKPGNRVAFADGVITDAAGKTVATATGSLLVFPIGG, from the coding sequence ATGAGCGACGCCGGCGCCGAGAAGACCCAGACCCAGACCGAGACGCAGACCCGCACTCGCACCGTCCACTGGGAGGACCCGGCTCCGGGCGTCGCCCGGATGCCCAGCATGACCGGGCTGGAGTACCTCCGGTCGATGCTGCGCGGCGAGCTGCCGCCGCCTCCCATCACCGAGCTGATGCGCATGACGCTGGTCGCAGCCGACCCGGGCACGGCCACGTTCGTGTGCGAGCCGGACGAGTCGCACTACAACCCGATCGGGACGGTGCACGGCGGGTTCGTGTGCACCGTGCTCGATTCCGCGCTCGGCTGCGCCGTGCAGACGACGCTGCCGCAAGGTCAGGGGTACACATCCATCCAGATCACGGTCAACTATCTGCGCCCGGTGCACGCGGGGACCGGTCCACTGACCTGCACCGCGACCGTGACGAAGCCCGGCAACCGCGTCGCCTTCGCCGACGGAGTCATCACGGATGCTGCGGGCAAGACGGTCGCGACGGCGACCGGTTCGCTGCTGGTGTTCCCGATCGGCGGCTGA
- a CDS encoding GNAT family N-acetyltransferase yields the protein MGGILVERVTAESAEADASALSAVLAETVEGGASVGWIVPPSPEEATAWWRALFADAGAATWVAREPDGRTVGTITLLRSPKPNGPHRGEVVKLMVHPAARGRGVAPALMAALERHAQETGLTLLVLDTETGSLAETLYRRWGWSAVGSIPDFAVRPSGLLGGTTIMYKRLGPAAPAPELFADSQATRAE from the coding sequence GTGGGCGGCATCCTCGTCGAACGGGTGACGGCGGAGAGTGCGGAAGCCGACGCCTCCGCACTGTCCGCCGTGCTCGCCGAGACGGTGGAGGGCGGCGCGAGCGTCGGCTGGATCGTACCGCCGTCGCCCGAGGAGGCGACCGCCTGGTGGCGCGCGCTGTTCGCGGATGCGGGAGCCGCGACCTGGGTCGCCCGCGAGCCGGACGGGCGCACCGTCGGCACGATCACGCTACTGCGTTCCCCGAAGCCGAACGGCCCTCACCGCGGGGAGGTCGTCAAGCTCATGGTGCATCCCGCCGCCCGAGGCCGCGGTGTCGCTCCCGCGTTGATGGCGGCGCTCGAACGGCACGCTCAGGAGACCGGGCTGACCCTCCTCGTGCTCGACACGGAGACCGGCAGCCTGGCGGAGACGCTGTACCGCCGGTGGGGCTGGAGCGCGGTCGGCAGCATCCCGGACTTCGCCGTCCGCCCGTCCGGACTGCTCGGCGGCACGACGATCATGTACAAGCGTCTGGGCCCGGCGGCCCCGGCACCGGAGCTGTTTGCGGACTCCCAGGCGACGCGTGCAGAGTAG
- a CDS encoding SDR family oxidoreductase: MTRVAIIGAHGKVAQQLMRVLYDRGDDFVGVVRSDEHAEDVYRLGGLGALVDIEKADADTLAEAIRGCDAVVFTAGAGAGSGIERKRTVDYGGSVKSQEAAAKAGIRRFVQVSAWGVDAPVDDADPVWKAYVEAKRDADTALRASGLDWTILRPGGLTIDEGTGRITLGDSVPRGSIAREDVATLIAVVLDEPAAIGRQWEVIGGDTPIEDAVRAQVASA; this comes from the coding sequence ATGACTCGAGTCGCGATCATCGGAGCCCACGGAAAAGTCGCCCAGCAGCTCATGCGGGTGCTCTACGACCGCGGAGACGACTTCGTCGGCGTCGTCCGCAGCGACGAGCACGCCGAGGATGTCTACCGCCTCGGCGGCCTCGGGGCGCTGGTCGACATCGAGAAGGCGGACGCCGACACCCTCGCCGAGGCGATCCGCGGCTGCGACGCGGTCGTGTTCACCGCCGGGGCCGGAGCGGGCTCGGGCATCGAACGGAAAAGGACCGTCGACTACGGCGGCTCCGTGAAGTCGCAGGAGGCGGCCGCGAAGGCGGGCATCCGGCGGTTCGTGCAGGTCTCGGCCTGGGGCGTCGACGCTCCGGTCGACGACGCCGACCCGGTCTGGAAGGCGTACGTCGAGGCCAAGCGCGACGCCGACACGGCGCTCCGCGCCTCCGGGCTCGACTGGACCATCCTCCGCCCGGGCGGCCTCACCATCGACGAGGGCACCGGACGGATCACGCTCGGCGACAGCGTTCCGCGCGGCAGCATCGCCCGCGAGGACGTCGCCACCCTCATCGCCGTCGTGCTCGACGAGCCCGCGGCGATCGGCCGGCAGTGGGAGGTCATCGGCGGCGACACCCCGATCGAGGACGCCGTGCGGGCGCAGGTCGCCTCCGCGTAG